A window from Bombus pascuorum chromosome 12, iyBomPasc1.1, whole genome shotgun sequence encodes these proteins:
- the LOC132913035 gene encoding glucose dehydrogenase [FAD, quinone]-like isoform X1 — MSALLDFSYPNMVCADPYLGGPQLSDVCSASNGALLLAVFNVLLVGNPEVGEPCKRVRPIKEPDLIYDFIVVGSGAGGAAVAGRLSEVKDWKVLLIEAGPDEPAGAEIPSNLQLYLGSELDWKYKTSNESNACLSTNGRCAWPRGKNLGGTTLHHGMAYHRGHPKDYENWVKLGAEGWGWKDVLPYYLKSENNTEIGRVSAKYHATGGPMTVQRFPYQPPFAWHILKAADEVGFGVSEDFAGDKITGFAVAQTISENGVRQTSVRSFITPVAHRKNLHVAVNATVTKIRTIGKKVTGVDMLLNGKKYIVRAKREVILSAGTINTPQLLMLSGIGPKEHLKSKKIPVVMDLPGVGENLHNHQSYGLAFTLNENYYPVFNESNIEQYIRDQTGPLSCTGLAQVSGMLTSNYTTADDPDIQIFFAGYQAICEPKVGIADLSATDNKMTVRFTAVNVHPTSRGRITLNSNDPLDPPFIWSNDFGTEHDRSVVIQGIQHIIKLSKAPIMQKLGLKRQPVNIPECSQHKPDSYAFWDCAVRWDTRPENHQTGTARMGPRSDPMTVVDTQLKVHGIKGLRIADASVIPRVVSGNPVASINMVGERAADFIKQDWGIKV, encoded by the exons ATG TCGGCCTTGCTCGATTTCTCGTATCCAAATATGGTATGTGCGGATCCCTACCTAGGGGGTCCTCAGCTTTCGGATGTTTGCTCTGCAAGCAACGGAGCACTGTTACTGGCGGTTTTCAACGTACTGTTAGTGGGAAATCCGGAAGTTGGTGAGCCGTGCAAGCGCGTGAGGCCAATCAAGGAGCCAGACcttatttacgattttatcgTTGTCGGAT CCGGTGCTGGTGGAGCCGCAGTGGCTGGAAGACTGAGCGAAGTCAAAGATTGGAAAGTTTTACTGATAGAAGCAGGTCCCGATGAACCGGCAGGAGCTGAAATACCCAGTAATCTTCAGCTTTACCtcg GTAGCGAGTTGGACTGGAAGTACAAAACGTCGAACGAATCTAACGCTTGCCTCAGTACGAATGGAAGATGCGCTTGGCCTCGGGGTAAGAATCTCGGAGGAACGACGCTTCACCATGGTATGGCGTATCATAGAGGTCATCCTAAGGATTACGAGAATTGGGTAAAACTGGGAGCTGAAGGATGGGGTTGGAAAGAC GTGCTACCGTATTATCTCAAGTCAGAGAATAACACGGAAATTGGTAGAGTCAGCGCGAAATATCATGCCACCGGAGGTCCTATGACCGTGCAACG GTTCCCGTATCAACCTCCTTTCGCCTGGCATATCCTCAAAGCAGCGGACGAAGTAGGTTTCGGCGTATCCGAAGATTTTGCCGGAGATAAAATAACAGGTTTCGCTGTGGCTCAAACTATCAGTGAAAACGGTGTGAGACAGACCAGCGTTAGATCGTTTATTACACCCGTCGCCCATCGTAAGAATCTTCACGTAGCCGTGAACGCCACCGTTACCAAAATTAGGACCATCGGCAAGAAAGTGACAGGCGTCGATATGTTATTG AATGGAAAGAAATACATCGTAAGGGCAAAACGCGAAGTGATTTTGTCAGCGGGAACGATAAACACACCTCAGCTATTGATGTTGTCCGGAATTGGACCTAAGGAACATTTGAAATCCAAGAAGATTCCCGTAGTGATGGATCTACCAGGTGTTGGTGAAAATCTTCACAACCATCAATCCTATGGTCTAGCCTTCACCTTGAACGAAAATTATTATCCAGTGTTCAACGAGAGTAATATCGAACAGTACATCAGAGATCAAACTGGACCACTCTCTTGCACAGGCTTGGCACAAGTTAGTGGAATGTTGACATCAAATTACACTACCGCGGATGATCCAGATATCCAGATATTCTTTGCCGGCTACCAAGCAATTTGCGAACCTAAAGTAGGTATCGCAGACTTGTCCGCGACAGACAACAAGATGACTGTCAGATTTACGGCCGTGAATGTACACCCAACGAGCAGAG GTCGCATTACGTTGAACAGCAACGATCCACTAGATCCACCTTTTATCTGGAGTAACGATTTCGGGACCGAACACGATCGCAGCGTCGTAATTCAAGGAATCCAACACATTATCAAACTATCGAAGGCCCCGATCATGCAGAAGCTAGGTTTGAAGCGTCAACCCGTGAATATACCAGAGTGCTCGCAACATAAGCCAGACAGCTATGCCTTTTGGGATTGTGCTGTACGTTGGGACACAAGACCGGAAAATCATCAGACCGGCACCGCCAGAATGGGCCCGCGTTCGGATCCGATGACCGTGGTAGATACTCAACTCAAGGTACACGGTATCAAAGGACTGAGAATAGCCGATGCATCCGTTATACCTAGA GTGGTTTCTGGTAATCCTGTTGCCTCGATCAACATGGTCGGAGAAAGAGCTGCAGACTTTATCAAGCAAGACTGGGGAATCAAAGTATAA
- the LOC132913035 gene encoding glucose dehydrogenase [FAD, quinone]-like isoform X2 has product MVCADPYLGGPQLSDVCSASNGALLLAVFNVLLVGNPEVGEPCKRVRPIKEPDLIYDFIVVGSGAGGAAVAGRLSEVKDWKVLLIEAGPDEPAGAEIPSNLQLYLGSELDWKYKTSNESNACLSTNGRCAWPRGKNLGGTTLHHGMAYHRGHPKDYENWVKLGAEGWGWKDVLPYYLKSENNTEIGRVSAKYHATGGPMTVQRFPYQPPFAWHILKAADEVGFGVSEDFAGDKITGFAVAQTISENGVRQTSVRSFITPVAHRKNLHVAVNATVTKIRTIGKKVTGVDMLLNGKKYIVRAKREVILSAGTINTPQLLMLSGIGPKEHLKSKKIPVVMDLPGVGENLHNHQSYGLAFTLNENYYPVFNESNIEQYIRDQTGPLSCTGLAQVSGMLTSNYTTADDPDIQIFFAGYQAICEPKVGIADLSATDNKMTVRFTAVNVHPTSRGRITLNSNDPLDPPFIWSNDFGTEHDRSVVIQGIQHIIKLSKAPIMQKLGLKRQPVNIPECSQHKPDSYAFWDCAVRWDTRPENHQTGTARMGPRSDPMTVVDTQLKVHGIKGLRIADASVIPRVVSGNPVASINMVGERAADFIKQDWGIKV; this is encoded by the exons ATGGTATGTGCGGATCCCTACCTAGGGGGTCCTCAGCTTTCGGATGTTTGCTCTGCAAGCAACGGAGCACTGTTACTGGCGGTTTTCAACGTACTGTTAGTGGGAAATCCGGAAGTTGGTGAGCCGTGCAAGCGCGTGAGGCCAATCAAGGAGCCAGACcttatttacgattttatcgTTGTCGGAT CCGGTGCTGGTGGAGCCGCAGTGGCTGGAAGACTGAGCGAAGTCAAAGATTGGAAAGTTTTACTGATAGAAGCAGGTCCCGATGAACCGGCAGGAGCTGAAATACCCAGTAATCTTCAGCTTTACCtcg GTAGCGAGTTGGACTGGAAGTACAAAACGTCGAACGAATCTAACGCTTGCCTCAGTACGAATGGAAGATGCGCTTGGCCTCGGGGTAAGAATCTCGGAGGAACGACGCTTCACCATGGTATGGCGTATCATAGAGGTCATCCTAAGGATTACGAGAATTGGGTAAAACTGGGAGCTGAAGGATGGGGTTGGAAAGAC GTGCTACCGTATTATCTCAAGTCAGAGAATAACACGGAAATTGGTAGAGTCAGCGCGAAATATCATGCCACCGGAGGTCCTATGACCGTGCAACG GTTCCCGTATCAACCTCCTTTCGCCTGGCATATCCTCAAAGCAGCGGACGAAGTAGGTTTCGGCGTATCCGAAGATTTTGCCGGAGATAAAATAACAGGTTTCGCTGTGGCTCAAACTATCAGTGAAAACGGTGTGAGACAGACCAGCGTTAGATCGTTTATTACACCCGTCGCCCATCGTAAGAATCTTCACGTAGCCGTGAACGCCACCGTTACCAAAATTAGGACCATCGGCAAGAAAGTGACAGGCGTCGATATGTTATTG AATGGAAAGAAATACATCGTAAGGGCAAAACGCGAAGTGATTTTGTCAGCGGGAACGATAAACACACCTCAGCTATTGATGTTGTCCGGAATTGGACCTAAGGAACATTTGAAATCCAAGAAGATTCCCGTAGTGATGGATCTACCAGGTGTTGGTGAAAATCTTCACAACCATCAATCCTATGGTCTAGCCTTCACCTTGAACGAAAATTATTATCCAGTGTTCAACGAGAGTAATATCGAACAGTACATCAGAGATCAAACTGGACCACTCTCTTGCACAGGCTTGGCACAAGTTAGTGGAATGTTGACATCAAATTACACTACCGCGGATGATCCAGATATCCAGATATTCTTTGCCGGCTACCAAGCAATTTGCGAACCTAAAGTAGGTATCGCAGACTTGTCCGCGACAGACAACAAGATGACTGTCAGATTTACGGCCGTGAATGTACACCCAACGAGCAGAG GTCGCATTACGTTGAACAGCAACGATCCACTAGATCCACCTTTTATCTGGAGTAACGATTTCGGGACCGAACACGATCGCAGCGTCGTAATTCAAGGAATCCAACACATTATCAAACTATCGAAGGCCCCGATCATGCAGAAGCTAGGTTTGAAGCGTCAACCCGTGAATATACCAGAGTGCTCGCAACATAAGCCAGACAGCTATGCCTTTTGGGATTGTGCTGTACGTTGGGACACAAGACCGGAAAATCATCAGACCGGCACCGCCAGAATGGGCCCGCGTTCGGATCCGATGACCGTGGTAGATACTCAACTCAAGGTACACGGTATCAAAGGACTGAGAATAGCCGATGCATCCGTTATACCTAGA GTGGTTTCTGGTAATCCTGTTGCCTCGATCAACATGGTCGGAGAAAGAGCTGCAGACTTTATCAAGCAAGACTGGGGAATCAAAGTATAA